A stretch of Pempheris klunzingeri isolate RE-2024b chromosome 19, fPemKlu1.hap1, whole genome shotgun sequence DNA encodes these proteins:
- the nars1 gene encoding asparagine--tRNA ligase, cytoplasmic, which produces MATEVTKGMEQTSVGELYVSDKCGSDQDGDGTEQKPFKSPLRALVFAGKEPFPTIYVDSQKDGERWEVISKTQMKNAKKAFNREQVKCDAKDKKEAEDIERREKNLEEAKKIVIEKDTSLPEPKAVKIRLLEAERGQRVKVFGWVHRLRRQGKNLMFIVLRDGTGFLQCVLSDELCQCYNGLVLSTESTVALYGTLTEVPEGKQAPGGHELHCDFWELIGLAPAGGADNLLNEESDVDVQLNNRHMLIRGENVSKILRVRSTVTQCFRDHFFDRGYYEITPPTMVQTQVEGGSTLFSFNYFGEQAYLTQSSQLYLETCIPALGDTFCIAQSYRAEQSRTRRHLSEYTHIEAECPFMTFDDLLNRLEDLVCDVVDRVLKSPAAQLLYEINPTFKPPKRPFKRMNYPDAIEWLREHNIKKDDGTFYEFGEDIPEAPERLMTDTINETILLCRFPAEIKSFYMQRCPEDRRLTESVDVLMPNVGEIVGGSMRIWDAEELLEGYKREGIDPTPYYWYTDQRKFGTCPHGGYGLGLERFLTWLLNRHHIRDVCLYPRFIQRCRP; this is translated from the exons ATGGCGACGGAGGTAACTAAAGGCATGGAGCAAACCTCAGTGG GTGAGCTGTATGTGTCTGACAAATGTGGCAGCGACCAGGATGGGGACGGCACGGAGCAGAAACCCTTCAAAAGTCCTCTCAGG GCTCTGGTGTTCGCTGGGAAGGAGCCTTTTCCAACCATCTACGTGGACTCCCAGAAGGACGGAGAG CGATGGGAAGTGATTTCTAAGACGCAGATGAAGAACGCAAAAAAGGCCTTTAACCGTGAACAGGTGAAGTGTGATGCCAAAGACAAGAAGGAG GCAGAGGACattgagaggagagagaagaaccTGGAAGAAGCCAAGAAGATCGTGATTGAGAAGGACACCAGCCTGCCTGAGCCTAAAGCT GTTAAAATCCGTCTCCTGGAGGCCGAGAGAGGTCAGAGAGTCAAAGTGTTTGGATGGGTTCATCGCCTGAGGAGACAGG GGAAGAACCTGATGTTCATCGTGCTGAGAGATGGAACTGGTTTCCTCCAGTGTGTCCTGTCTGATGAACTG TGCCAGTGCTACAATGGCTTGGTGTTGTCCACAGAGAGCACTGTAGCTCTGTACGGGACTCTCACTGAAGTTCCTGAGGGGAAACAG GCACCCGGAGGCCACGAGCTGCACTGTGACTTCTGGGAGCTGATTGGTTTAGCTCCAGCTGGTGGGGCTGACAACCTGCTGAACGAGGAGTCTGACGTTGACGTCCAGCTGAACAATCGACACATGCTGATCAGAGGAGAGAACGTGTCCAAGATCCTCCGAGTCCGATCCACCGTCACTCAGTGCTTCAGGGACCACTTCTTTGACCGTGGATACTATGAG ATCACTCCTCCGACCATGGTGCAGACTCAGGTGGAGGGCGGCTCCACGCTGTTTAGCTTCAACTACTTTGGTGAACAGGCCTACCTGACGCAGTCCTCCCAGCTCTACCTGGAGACCTGCATACCTGCACTGGGTGACACCTTCTGCATCGCCCAGTCATACCGGGCTGAGCAGTCCCGCACCCGCAGACACCTGTCTGA GTACACTCACATCGAGGCAGAGTGTCCCTTCATGACCTTCGATGATCTGCTGAACAGACTGGAGGATCTGGTGTGTGACGTGGTGGACCGAGTGCTCAAATCCCCTGCTGCACAGCTGCTCTACGAGATCAACCCC ACCTTCAAACCCCCCAAGAGGCCGTTCAAGAGGATGAACTACCCCGATGCCATCGAGTGGCTTAGAGAACACAACATCAAGAAGGACGACGGCACCTTCTATGAGTTTGGAGAG GACATCCCAGAGGCTCCAGAGAGGCTGATGACCGACACCATCAACGAGACCATCCTGCTCTGCCGTTTCCCTGCTGAGATCAAATCCTTCTACATGCAGCGCTGTCCCGAGGACAGACGCCTCACTGAGTCG gtggaCGTGCTGATGCCAAATGTTGGCGAGATCGTTGGAGGCTCGATGCGTATCTGGGACGCTGAAGAGCTGCTGGAGGGATACAAGAGGGAGGGAATCGACCCGACCCCGTACTACTGGTACACTGACCAG aggaagTTTGGAACCTGTCCTCACGGTGGTTACGGCCTGGGTCTGGAGCGTTTCCTCACCTGGCTGCTGAACAGACATCACATCAGAGATGTGTGTCTGTACCCGCGATTCATCCAGCGCTGCAGACCCTGA